The following are encoded together in the Gammaproteobacteria bacterium genome:
- a CDS encoding glycosyltransferase family 4 protein, which yields MPKARLTVLQVLPSLENGGVERGTLEIAKGLIEQGHRALVISAGGRMVDELGAMGAEHFAWPIGKKSLFTLRWVRRLRRFLVEQKVDVLHARSRMPAWIAWLAWRGMDAATRPRFVTTVHGLYSVKRYSAIMTWGEQVIAVSNTAKQYILDNYADVDEQRIRVIPRGVSNEQFPYQYHPGEQWMQAWHQEYPQLQGKKVLILPGRLTRLKGHHDFIEMIIRLRTQGEDVYGLIVGAEDPGRRSYAQELYDRVNKAGLQNVIVFTGNRTDIRDIYAVSDIVLSLSIKAESFGRTVLEPLNMGVPVVGYDHGGVGEILTEIFPQGKVPLSDRTLLTDKVKEILINDVTVNAQSTFVLEKMVDETIVLYQE from the coding sequence ATGCCTAAAGCAAGACTAACTGTTCTCCAGGTCTTGCCTTCGCTGGAAAATGGCGGGGTTGAACGCGGTACGCTGGAGATTGCCAAGGGTTTAATTGAACAGGGTCATCGTGCATTGGTTATATCGGCTGGAGGGCGTATGGTCGATGAGCTGGGAGCTATGGGGGCAGAGCATTTTGCCTGGCCTATTGGTAAAAAGTCCCTGTTTACCCTGCGTTGGGTCAGGCGCTTGAGACGATTTCTTGTTGAGCAGAAGGTGGATGTCCTGCATGCACGTTCTCGTATGCCTGCCTGGATTGCATGGCTGGCATGGCGTGGTATGGATGCTGCCACACGTCCACGTTTTGTAACAACGGTTCATGGCTTGTATTCAGTCAAACGATACAGCGCCATAATGACCTGGGGAGAACAGGTCATTGCCGTATCGAATACGGCGAAGCAATATATCCTGGATAATTATGCGGATGTCGATGAGCAGAGAATTCGGGTTATTCCTCGCGGGGTGAGTAATGAACAGTTCCCCTATCAGTATCATCCGGGTGAGCAATGGATGCAGGCCTGGCATCAGGAATATCCTCAGTTACAGGGAAAGAAGGTTTTGATTCTTCCCGGTCGATTGACACGATTGAAGGGGCATCATGATTTTATTGAGATGATTATTCGTTTACGTACTCAGGGCGAGGATGTTTATGGGCTGATTGTGGGTGCAGAGGATCCCGGACGTAGATCTTATGCGCAGGAATTATATGACCGGGTGAATAAGGCCGGTTTACAGAATGTAATTGTCTTTACCGGAAACCGAACAGATATACGCGATATCTATGCAGTCTCTGATATTGTATTGTCTTTATCAATCAAGGCAGAATCCTTTGGGCGTACTGTTCTGGAGCCTCTGAATATGGGCGTTCCTGTGGTCGGTTATGATCATGGTGGGGTGGGGGAGATTCTGACGGAGATATTTCCACAAGGAAAGGTGCCGCTATCGGATAGGACATTACTGACCGACAAGGTGAAAGAAATATTGATCAATGATGTGACAGTAA
- a CDS encoding nucleoside-diphosphate sugar epimerase, giving the protein MSSDHKKEFVVWWFQDGKPGHENQVQGLLSAIAKQRILKIIPLKINTSFKLYLQWFLRRLDFATTLPRPDLIIGAGHATHIPMLLSHNLYGGKIVVLMKPSLPLSWFDLCFIPEHDRPDNRQNVIKTRGVLNKIQQQDRQSDRCGLILVGGTSVHYQWSDEVIIEQIKALVNGFSSVNWVLATSRRTPSDFLHKLGEAVSSNTLKLCPVEDTDTNWLPEQMATAGNIWVTEDSVSMVYEALSSGARVGLLELENNKFDRISRSMQGLVENGCLTRFSQWRNTGDMVASVAAFNEAERCATEVINRCLKQD; this is encoded by the coding sequence ATGAGTTCAGATCATAAAAAAGAGTTCGTTGTCTGGTGGTTTCAGGATGGTAAACCGGGGCATGAGAATCAGGTGCAGGGTCTGCTCTCTGCAATAGCGAAACAGCGTATATTAAAAATAATTCCGCTGAAAATAAATACTTCTTTTAAGTTATACTTGCAATGGTTTCTTCGAAGACTCGATTTTGCAACAACACTGCCGCGACCTGATCTTATTATTGGAGCGGGTCACGCCACTCATATCCCCATGCTGTTATCGCACAATCTGTATGGTGGAAAAATTGTAGTTTTGATGAAGCCCAGTCTACCATTATCCTGGTTTGACCTTTGTTTTATCCCTGAACATGACAGGCCGGATAATCGGCAGAATGTAATAAAGACCCGTGGTGTGCTGAACAAGATTCAACAACAGGATAGGCAGAGTGATCGCTGTGGTTTGATCCTGGTCGGTGGCACGTCGGTGCATTATCAATGGTCTGATGAGGTGATTATTGAACAGATCAAGGCACTGGTTAATGGTTTTTCTTCGGTGAACTGGGTACTGGCGACCTCAAGAAGAACCCCGAGTGACTTTCTGCATAAATTGGGGGAAGCTGTTTCCAGTAATACCCTGAAGCTATGTCCAGTGGAAGACACGGATACGAACTGGTTGCCTGAGCAGATGGCGACGGCAGGCAATATCTGGGTAACAGAGGATAGTGTCTCTATGGTGTATGAGGCATTAAGCAGTGGGGCAAGAGTGGGCTTGCTAGAACTGGAGAATAATAAATTCGACAGGATTAGCCGATCCATGCAGGGGTTGGTTGAGAATGGCTGTCTAACCCGATTCTCTCAGTGGCGCAATACAGGGGATATGGTCGCTTCAGTTGCGGCCTTTAATGAGGCCGAACGCTGTGCCACAGAGGTTATTAATCGATGCCTAAAGCAAGACTAA